A genome region from Streptomyces antimycoticus includes the following:
- a CDS encoding GvpL/GvpF family gas vesicle protein — protein sequence MTAPRSVYVYGVVRASHAVPPGRTGVGERPVPVRTLRAGALAAVISDAPARLRAKRRDLLAHQDLALTLAADGPVLPMRFGMIAPDEESVRQQLLSSQNDCLAALERVDGRVEMNLKALPTEADLSSLVREDPEVSRLRTAARRAPGYEASVRLGEAVARGLGRRAAAAAAAVLAELSAVADAKVHGPEVEGCVLNVSFLLDRREERRFHGVVERFAAGHRDRVELRLTGPLPCYSFAEGRA from the coding sequence ATGACCGCGCCCCGGAGCGTGTACGTCTACGGCGTCGTCCGCGCCTCCCACGCGGTGCCGCCCGGCCGCACCGGAGTGGGCGAGCGGCCCGTCCCGGTCCGTACCCTCCGGGCCGGAGCGCTGGCCGCGGTGATCAGCGACGCTCCCGCCCGGCTGCGCGCCAAGCGGCGCGACCTCCTCGCCCACCAGGACCTCGCCCTGACGCTGGCGGCGGACGGGCCGGTGCTGCCGATGCGCTTCGGGATGATCGCCCCCGACGAGGAGTCGGTGCGCCAGCAGTTGCTGTCGTCCCAGAACGACTGCCTGGCCGCGCTCGAACGCGTCGACGGCCGGGTCGAGATGAACCTCAAGGCGCTGCCCACCGAGGCCGACCTGAGTTCGCTGGTACGGGAGGACCCCGAGGTGAGCCGGTTGCGCACCGCCGCCCGCAGGGCCCCGGGGTACGAGGCCAGCGTGCGGCTCGGTGAGGCCGTGGCGCGCGGGTTGGGGCGCAGGGCGGCCGCCGCCGCGGCCGCGGTGCTCGCGGAGCTCTCCGCCGTGGCGGACGCCAAGGTGCACGGCCCGGAGGTCGAGGGATGCGTGCTCAACGTCTCCTTCCTGCTGGACCGGCGCGAGGAGCGGCGGTTCCACGGCGTGGTGGAGCGCTTCGCGGCCGGCCACCGCGACCGGGTCGAGCTGCGGCTCACCGGACCGCTGCCCTGCTACAGCTTCGCGGAAGGCCGGGCCTGA
- a CDS encoding VOC family protein: MTETAKGTRLAEVGRVAVTVADQDRALEFYVGTLGFEKRADIPFGDGHRWIEVGPAGAPTGIALVLPREGGQGPGYDTGIILTSEDIDADHATLRSRGVDTDPEVQRWGGPVPPMFSFRDGDGNALMVVENG, from the coding sequence ATGACCGAGACCGCGAAAGGCACCCGGCTCGCCGAGGTGGGCCGGGTTGCCGTCACCGTCGCCGATCAGGACCGGGCGCTGGAGTTCTATGTGGGCACGCTCGGCTTCGAGAAGCGTGCCGACATCCCCTTCGGCGACGGCCACCGCTGGATCGAGGTGGGCCCGGCGGGCGCCCCGACCGGGATCGCGCTCGTCCTGCCGCGCGAGGGCGGCCAGGGGCCGGGCTACGACACCGGCATCATCCTCACCTCCGAGGACATCGACGCCGACCACGCGACGCTGCGCTCGCGCGGCGTCGACACCGACCCGGAGGTCCAGCGCTGGGGCGGCCCGGTGCCGCCGATGTTCAGCTTCCGGGACGGGGACGGCAACGCGCTGATGGTCGTCGAGAACGGCTGA
- a CDS encoding VOC family protein → MTATLDGPDFIALQVRDVEAAAAFCEKHLGLRRAPASPPGAVVFTTQPIAFAVREPLPGVDLDDVARPGLGVALWFRTTDAQALHDQLADAGVPIVAPPQDSPFGLTFTFIGPEGYAITAHGG, encoded by the coding sequence ATGACCGCCACCCTTGACGGCCCCGACTTCATCGCCCTGCAGGTACGCGATGTCGAGGCGGCGGCCGCCTTCTGCGAAAAGCACCTCGGACTGCGGCGGGCCCCGGCATCGCCTCCCGGCGCCGTGGTGTTCACCACCCAGCCGATCGCGTTCGCCGTCCGCGAGCCGCTGCCGGGCGTGGACCTCGACGACGTCGCACGGCCCGGTCTCGGCGTGGCCCTGTGGTTCCGCACCACGGACGCCCAGGCGCTGCACGACCAGCTCGCCGACGCCGGGGTGCCGATCGTCGCCCCGCCGCAGGACAGCCCCTTCGGCCTCACGTTCACTTTCATCGGCCCCGAGGGCTACGCCATCACCGCGCACGGAGGCTGA
- a CDS encoding gas vesicle protein produces the protein MARKEAPAWGTTPAEALGPLGVPLVDLLDRVLATGVVVTGDLVIAIAEVPLVRLSLHALLSSVNERVPAPWTDSGPL, from the coding sequence ATCGCCCGCAAAGAGGCCCCGGCCTGGGGAACCACCCCCGCCGAGGCCCTTGGACCGCTCGGCGTCCCCCTCGTGGACCTCCTGGACCGGGTGCTCGCCACCGGTGTCGTCGTCACCGGCGACCTCGTCATCGCGATCGCCGAGGTCCCCCTCGTCCGCCTCTCCCTGCACGCCCTGCTCTCCTCGGTCAACGAGCGGGTCCCGGCCCCCTGGACCGACAGCGGCCCGCTATGA
- a CDS encoding DNA-3-methyladenine glycosylase family protein, giving the protein MTAVSLTPAGPFSLAASVRFLEGFTPANYSGTADEVLRLAFPADDGHATVAAAVRQEETADGEAGTVRVEFTVHTGEPDGDLDGSPADPASAGPGPVSPGEPSRSEDAVRAQLARILSLDVDGSGFPELAADPVAAGLMAEFPGLRPVCFHSPYEAAVWAVIGHRIRMTQAAAIKARLAERYGRRVQIAGRTLHAFPTPPVLRAITRVPGLTEVKIERLHALAEAADAGELDAARLRALPVDDALAALRTLPGIGPFSAELILIRGAGHPDVFPRHEPRLHAALATAYGLDETVSGDISRLAGIADGWRPYRSWVGLLLRVRAELMGRHAS; this is encoded by the coding sequence GTGACCGCCGTCTCCCTCACCCCGGCCGGTCCCTTCTCGCTGGCGGCGAGCGTCCGCTTCTTGGAGGGCTTCACCCCCGCGAACTATTCGGGCACGGCGGACGAGGTGCTCCGCCTGGCCTTTCCCGCCGACGACGGCCACGCGACGGTGGCGGCCGCGGTGCGGCAGGAGGAGACGGCGGACGGTGAAGCGGGCACGGTACGGGTCGAGTTCACCGTCCATACCGGCGAACCGGACGGCGACCTGGACGGCTCCCCGGCGGACCCCGCGTCCGCCGGGCCCGGGCCCGTATCCCCCGGGGAGCCGTCCAGGTCCGAGGACGCCGTCCGGGCCCAACTCGCCCGCATCCTCTCGCTCGACGTCGACGGAAGCGGCTTCCCCGAACTCGCCGCCGACCCCGTGGCGGCCGGGCTCATGGCGGAATTTCCGGGCCTTCGGCCGGTGTGCTTCCACTCCCCCTACGAAGCCGCCGTATGGGCGGTCATCGGCCACCGCATCCGTATGACCCAGGCCGCCGCCATCAAGGCCCGCCTCGCCGAGCGGTACGGACGGCGGGTCCAGATCGCGGGCCGGACCCTGCACGCCTTCCCCACCCCGCCGGTGCTGCGCGCGATCACCCGGGTCCCCGGGCTGACCGAGGTGAAGATCGAGCGGCTGCACGCACTGGCGGAGGCGGCCGACGCGGGGGAACTCGACGCCGCACGACTGCGCGCGCTGCCGGTGGACGACGCTCTCGCGGCGCTGCGCACCCTTCCCGGCATCGGCCCGTTCTCCGCCGAGCTCATCCTCATCCGCGGCGCCGGGCACCCCGATGTCTTCCCGCGCCACGAACCGCGACTGCACGCGGCCCTCGCCACCGCGTACGGCCTCGACGAGACCGTCTCCGGCGACATCAGCCGGCTGGCCGGGATCGCCGACGGCTGGCGGCCCTACCGCAGCTGGGTCGGGCTCCTGCTGCGCGTCCGTGCCGAGCTCATGGGCCGCCACGCGTCGTAG
- a CDS encoding helix-turn-helix domain-containing protein, which translates to MNGFTSWDEVKRSAERVRRDAHPEVGEAEWAARKEAARLQQEAHLLGHHLQRLRRARGLTQQQAAVQLGITQARVSQLEQGKAVDLTAMRAYAQALGARLTLVLEVDDQQIRIA; encoded by the coding sequence ATGAACGGTTTCACCTCGTGGGACGAGGTCAAGAGGAGCGCCGAGCGCGTCCGTCGCGACGCCCACCCCGAAGTGGGCGAGGCCGAGTGGGCGGCACGCAAGGAGGCGGCACGTCTGCAGCAGGAGGCCCACCTCTTGGGCCATCACCTGCAGCGACTGCGGAGGGCGCGGGGGCTCACCCAGCAGCAGGCCGCCGTCCAGCTCGGCATCACCCAGGCCCGCGTCTCCCAGCTGGAGCAGGGCAAGGCGGTGGACCTCACGGCGATGCGCGCCTATGCGCAGGCCCTGGGCGCCCGGCTGACGCTGGTGCTCGAAGTCGACGATCAACAGATCCGCATCGCCTGA
- a CDS encoding GvpL/GvpF family gas vesicle protein — protein sequence MTPPEASTLTYAFAVCHGGALTALAALPGLDTGASVRTLTAGPLTAVVQDVPAAGFGEEALRRRLSDRDELERCARAHHTVITAAAALAPTVPLPLATLYLDDDRAREALGERETSLLTALDRIAGRAEWGVKVYAPAGPPPPAPEAAPADGPASGRAYLDRVRTRQRSREQHHTQTLRAAERVDTAVRSLAVAARRLRPHGVEVTGKHRTHVLNAAYLLDLGRERELRAALASLRRDETDIQIELSGPWAPYSFADGGIADGGLTDGGTADERRTSGRTPS from the coding sequence ATGACCCCGCCCGAGGCCTCCACCCTCACCTACGCCTTCGCGGTCTGCCACGGCGGCGCCCTCACGGCGTTGGCCGCGCTCCCCGGGCTCGACACCGGCGCCTCCGTACGTACGCTCACGGCGGGCCCGCTCACCGCCGTGGTCCAGGACGTGCCCGCGGCCGGGTTCGGCGAGGAGGCGCTGCGGCGGCGGCTGTCCGACCGCGATGAGCTGGAACGCTGCGCCCGCGCCCACCACACGGTGATCACGGCGGCGGCGGCGCTGGCCCCCACCGTTCCGCTGCCGCTGGCCACCCTCTATCTCGACGACGACCGGGCCCGCGAGGCGCTGGGCGAGCGGGAGACGTCCCTCCTGACCGCGCTGGACCGGATCGCGGGCCGGGCCGAATGGGGCGTCAAGGTCTACGCCCCGGCGGGACCGCCGCCGCCCGCCCCGGAAGCCGCCCCGGCGGACGGTCCGGCCAGCGGCCGCGCCTATCTGGACCGCGTCCGCACCCGGCAGCGGAGTCGCGAACAGCACCACACCCAGACGCTGCGGGCCGCCGAGCGGGTGGACACCGCCGTGCGGAGCCTCGCCGTCGCCGCGCGCCGGCTGCGCCCGCACGGCGTCGAGGTGACCGGGAAGCACCGTACCCATGTGCTGAACGCGGCCTACCTCCTCGACCTGGGCCGGGAGCGCGAACTACGCGCCGCCCTCGCGTCGTTGCGCCGCGACGAGACGGACATCCAGATCGAACTCTCCGGGCCGTGGGCGCCCTACTCCTTCGCCGACGGAGGGATCGCCGACGGGGGACTCACCGACGGAGGGACCGCCGACGAGAGACGCACCAGCGGAAGGACGCCCTCATGA
- a CDS encoding gas vesicle protein K has translation MSPLTPPSPTRLDIDRDSVGRDLAALVLTVVELLRQLMERQAIRRIDAGGLTDGQVEHIGTTLMLLDQRMAELCDQHGLTPEDLNLDLGPLGTLLPRD, from the coding sequence ATGAGCCCCTTGACGCCCCCGTCCCCCACCCGCCTCGACATCGACCGCGACTCGGTCGGCCGCGACCTGGCGGCCCTCGTGCTGACCGTCGTCGAACTCCTCCGCCAGCTGATGGAACGCCAGGCCATCCGCCGCATCGACGCGGGCGGCCTCACCGACGGCCAGGTCGAGCACATCGGCACCACGCTGATGCTGCTCGACCAGCGCATGGCGGAGCTGTGTGACCAGCACGGACTGACACCGGAGGACCTCAACCTGGACCTCGGTCCCCTCGGCACCCTGCTTCCCCGCGACTGA
- the gvpO gene encoding gas vesicle protein GvpO: MAERESRPTATKTSPGSRPPRPAEAARQACDQLASLIVHEPEGVSGVTRHEDGWVVSVDVLEVARIPDTTSLLATYEVRVDERGELQEYRRVRRYRRGAADDC, translated from the coding sequence ATGGCAGAGCGAGAATCGCGCCCCACGGCCACCAAGACGAGCCCCGGGTCCCGGCCACCCCGGCCGGCCGAGGCCGCCCGGCAGGCATGCGACCAGCTCGCCTCACTGATCGTCCACGAGCCCGAGGGCGTCAGCGGGGTGACCCGTCACGAGGACGGCTGGGTCGTCAGCGTGGACGTCCTCGAGGTCGCCCGGATCCCCGACACCACCAGCCTGCTGGCCACGTACGAGGTGCGCGTCGACGAGCGGGGCGAACTCCAGGAATACCGGAGGGTCCGCCGCTACCGGCGCGGTGCGGCCGACGACTGCTGA
- the gvpJ gene encoding gas vesicle protein GvpJ yields MPTGTYTEEVVCVQRTGTLYDALELILDRGMVIDIFIRVSLVGIEILKIDARIVVASVDTYLRFAEACNRVDLEFDRSKTVPELLGGMSGGGSPAGRVAAGVGKKKAKKAVEGVGEKVKRAVGADDDEEDEEREEPEEQESRPRRRTAATGARSRRRPAPSEED; encoded by the coding sequence ATGCCCACTGGCACGTACACGGAAGAGGTCGTCTGCGTCCAGCGGACCGGCACCCTCTATGACGCCCTGGAGCTCATCCTCGACCGGGGCATGGTGATCGACATCTTCATCCGGGTCTCCCTCGTCGGCATCGAGATCCTGAAGATCGACGCCCGCATCGTGGTCGCCAGCGTGGACACCTATCTGCGCTTCGCCGAAGCCTGCAACCGCGTGGACCTCGAATTCGACCGCAGCAAGACCGTGCCCGAACTGCTGGGCGGGATGTCGGGCGGTGGCAGCCCGGCCGGGCGGGTGGCCGCGGGCGTCGGCAAGAAGAAGGCCAAGAAGGCGGTGGAAGGCGTGGGGGAGAAGGTCAAGCGGGCCGTCGGGGCCGATGACGACGAGGAGGACGAGGAGCGAGAGGAGCCGGAGGAGCAGGAGAGCCGCCCCCGGCGGCGCACCGCCGCCACCGGCGCCCGCTCCCGCCGCCGCCCCGCTCCTTCCGAGGAGGACTGA
- a CDS encoding gas vesicle protein GvpG: MGVLSQVVLFPLAPVRGVVWIAERVRDLAEEELCHPSVLRARLAALNEALESGAIGPEEFDREEDRLLDLLERSDGRSPGGRARVSRHD; the protein is encoded by the coding sequence ATGGGGGTGCTGAGCCAGGTCGTCCTCTTCCCGCTGGCACCGGTGCGGGGAGTGGTGTGGATCGCGGAGCGCGTGCGGGACCTCGCGGAGGAGGAGCTGTGCCATCCGTCGGTGCTGCGCGCCCGGCTGGCCGCGCTGAACGAGGCCCTGGAGTCGGGGGCGATCGGCCCCGAGGAGTTCGACCGGGAGGAGGATCGGCTGCTGGATCTGCTGGAGCGCTCGGACGGCCGAAGCCCGGGAGGAAGGGCGAGGGTGAGCCGCCATGACTGA
- a CDS encoding gas vesicle protein, whose protein sequence is MTDRDLVYPPSVTADRHPSDLAEILERVLDKGIVIAGDIKIDLLDIELLTIRLRLFISSVDTARKAGIDWWETDPALSSRAAKDALAQENAELRERLHALESRVDSDERLSAVGATVAEEGADR, encoded by the coding sequence ATGACTGACCGCGATCTGGTGTACCCCCCTTCCGTGACCGCCGACCGGCACCCCTCCGACCTCGCCGAGATCCTCGAACGCGTCCTGGACAAGGGCATCGTGATCGCCGGAGACATCAAGATCGACCTGCTGGACATCGAACTGCTCACCATCCGGCTGCGGTTGTTCATCTCCTCCGTGGACACCGCTCGCAAGGCCGGAATCGACTGGTGGGAAACCGATCCCGCCCTCTCCTCGCGCGCCGCGAAGGACGCCCTGGCCCAGGAGAACGCGGAACTGCGCGAACGGCTCCACGCCCTGGAATCGCGGGTGGATTCCGATGAGCGGCTCAGCGCGGTCGGCGCCACGGTCGCAGAGGAGGGCGCGGACAGATGA
- the mfd gene encoding transcription-repair coupling factor gives MSLTGLLDVVVRDPALAEAVRGAADGNRPHVDLVGPPAARPFAIAALARSAGRPVLAVTATGREAEDLAAALRSLMPPGLENTVVEYPSWETLPHERLSPRSDTVGRRLAVLRRLAHPHQDDPTAGPVSVVVAPVRSVLQPQVKGLGDLEPVSLRAGETADLEEIVDGLAAAAYSRVELVEKRGEFAVRGGILDVFPPTEEHPLRIEFWGDDVEEIRYFKVADQRSLEVAEHGLWAPPCRELLLTDQVRERAAALAEAHPELGELLGKIAEGIAVEGMESLAPVLVDEMELLLDVLPKGSMTVVCDPERVRTRAADLVATSQEFLQASWAATAGGGEAPIDVGAASLWGIADVRDRARDLGMMWWSVSPFAADEELTQTLAADAAGDTVKLGMHATESYRGDTARALADTKGWLADGWRMVYVTEGHGPASRTVEVLGGEGIAARLDGDLTEIKPSVVHVSCGSIDYGFVDPALKLAVLTETDLSGQKAAGKDGARMPARRRKTIDPLTLEAGDFIVHEQHGVGRYIEMVQRTVQGATREYLVVEYAPAKRGQPGDRLFVPTDQLEQVTKYVGGEAPTLHRLGGADWTKTKARAKKAVKEIAADLIKLYSARMAAPGHAFGADTPWQRELEDAFPYAETPDQLTTIAEVKEDMEKSVPMDRLICGDVGYGKTEIAVRAAFKAVQDGKQVAVLVPTTLLVQQHFGTFGERYGQFPVNVRALSRFQTDTEAKAVLEGLKDGAVDIVIGTHRLFSSETKFKDLGLVIVDEEQRFGVEHKEQLKKLRANVDVLTMSATPIPRTLEMAVTGIREMSTITTPPEERHPVLTFVGPYEQKQIGAAIRRELLREGQVFYIHNRVESIDRAAAKLREIVPEARIAIAHGQMSETALEQVVVDFWEKKFDVLVSTTIVESGIDISNANTLIVERGDNFGLSQLHQLRGRVGRGRDRGYAYFLYPPEKPLTETAHERLATIAQHTEMGAGMYVAMKDLEIRGAGNLLGGEQSGHIAGVGFDLYVRMVGEAVADYRASIEERDGEAEEAPLEVKIELPVDAHVPHDYAPGERLRLQAYRAIASATSEDDIRAVREELTDRYGKLPEPVENLLLVAGLRLLARACGVTDITLQGSNIRFSPVELRESQELRLKRLYQRSVIKPATKQVLVPRPSTARIGGKPLVGRELLAWTGEFLTTILGA, from the coding sequence ATGAGCCTCACCGGTCTGCTCGACGTCGTCGTTAGGGACCCCGCGCTCGCCGAGGCGGTGCGCGGTGCCGCCGACGGCAATCGTCCCCACGTCGATCTGGTCGGCCCGCCGGCCGCCCGCCCGTTCGCCATCGCCGCGCTGGCGCGCTCCGCGGGCCGTCCCGTGCTCGCGGTGACCGCCACCGGCCGGGAGGCGGAGGATCTGGCGGCCGCGCTGCGCTCGCTGATGCCGCCAGGACTCGAAAACACAGTGGTGGAGTACCCGTCCTGGGAGACGCTGCCGCATGAGCGGCTCTCCCCGCGCTCGGACACGGTCGGGCGGCGCCTCGCGGTGCTGCGCAGGCTGGCCCATCCGCACCAGGACGATCCGACGGCGGGTCCGGTCTCGGTCGTCGTCGCGCCCGTGCGATCCGTGCTGCAGCCGCAGGTCAAGGGGTTGGGGGACCTGGAGCCGGTGAGCCTGCGGGCCGGGGAGACCGCCGATCTGGAGGAGATCGTGGACGGGCTCGCGGCCGCCGCGTACTCCCGGGTGGAGCTGGTGGAGAAGCGCGGCGAGTTCGCGGTGCGCGGCGGCATCCTGGACGTCTTCCCGCCGACCGAGGAGCATCCGCTCCGGATCGAGTTCTGGGGCGACGACGTCGAGGAGATCCGCTACTTCAAGGTGGCCGACCAGCGCTCCCTGGAGGTCGCCGAGCACGGCCTGTGGGCCCCGCCCTGCCGGGAGCTGCTGCTGACCGACCAGGTGCGGGAGCGGGCCGCGGCCCTCGCCGAGGCCCATCCCGAGCTGGGTGAGCTGCTCGGCAAGATCGCCGAGGGGATCGCGGTCGAGGGCATGGAGTCCCTGGCCCCCGTCCTGGTGGACGAGATGGAGCTGCTGCTGGACGTCCTCCCGAAGGGCAGCATGACGGTCGTCTGCGACCCGGAGCGGGTGCGCACCCGGGCGGCCGACCTGGTGGCCACCAGCCAGGAGTTCCTGCAGGCGTCCTGGGCGGCCACGGCCGGGGGAGGCGAGGCCCCGATCGACGTCGGCGCGGCCTCCCTGTGGGGCATCGCGGACGTCCGCGACCGGGCCCGTGACCTGGGCATGATGTGGTGGTCGGTGAGCCCGTTCGCGGCCGACGAGGAGCTGACGCAGACACTTGCCGCTGACGCGGCGGGGGACACCGTCAAGCTGGGCATGCACGCCACCGAGAGCTACCGCGGCGACACCGCCCGGGCGCTGGCCGACACCAAGGGCTGGCTCGCCGACGGCTGGCGCATGGTCTATGTGACCGAGGGCCACGGCCCCGCCTCCCGCACCGTCGAGGTGCTCGGCGGCGAGGGGATCGCGGCCCGGCTGGACGGCGACCTCACCGAGATCAAGCCGTCCGTGGTGCATGTGTCCTGCGGTTCGATCGACTACGGCTTCGTCGACCCGGCCCTGAAGCTGGCCGTGCTGACCGAGACGGATCTGTCCGGGCAGAAGGCCGCGGGCAAGGACGGGGCGCGGATGCCCGCGCGCCGCCGTAAGACCATCGATCCGCTCACCCTCGAAGCGGGCGACTTCATCGTCCACGAGCAGCATGGCGTGGGCCGTTACATCGAGATGGTGCAGCGCACCGTCCAGGGCGCCACCCGTGAGTATCTGGTGGTGGAGTACGCCCCGGCCAAGCGCGGCCAGCCCGGCGACCGGCTCTTCGTCCCCACCGACCAACTCGAGCAGGTCACCAAGTACGTGGGCGGGGAGGCGCCGACCCTGCACCGGCTCGGCGGGGCCGACTGGACCAAGACCAAGGCCCGCGCCAAGAAGGCCGTCAAGGAGATCGCCGCCGACCTGATCAAGCTCTACTCCGCCCGGATGGCGGCGCCCGGCCATGCCTTCGGCGCCGACACCCCCTGGCAGCGCGAGCTGGAGGACGCCTTCCCGTACGCGGAGACCCCCGATCAGCTCACCACCATCGCCGAGGTCAAGGAGGACATGGAGAAGTCGGTTCCGATGGACCGGCTGATCTGCGGCGACGTCGGCTACGGCAAGACCGAGATCGCGGTCCGCGCCGCCTTCAAGGCGGTCCAGGACGGCAAGCAGGTTGCGGTGCTGGTGCCCACGACCCTGCTGGTGCAGCAGCACTTCGGCACCTTCGGCGAGCGCTACGGCCAGTTCCCCGTCAATGTCAGGGCGCTCTCCCGCTTCCAGACCGACACCGAGGCCAAGGCGGTGCTGGAGGGGCTGAAGGACGGCGCGGTCGACATCGTCATCGGCACCCACCGGCTCTTCTCCTCCGAGACCAAGTTCAAGGACCTGGGCCTGGTCATCGTGGACGAGGAGCAGCGCTTCGGCGTCGAGCACAAGGAGCAGCTCAAGAAGCTCCGCGCCAATGTGGATGTGCTGACCATGTCCGCCACCCCCATCCCGCGCACCCTGGAGATGGCGGTCACCGGCATCCGCGAGATGTCCACGATCACCACCCCGCCGGAGGAGCGCCACCCGGTGCTGACCTTCGTCGGGCCGTACGAGCAGAAGCAGATCGGCGCGGCGATCCGCCGTGAGCTGCTCCGCGAGGGCCAGGTCTTCTACATCCACAACCGGGTGGAGTCCATCGACCGGGCCGCGGCGAAGCTGCGCGAGATCGTCCCCGAGGCGCGGATCGCCATCGCCCACGGCCAGATGTCGGAGACCGCCCTGGAGCAGGTCGTGGTCGACTTCTGGGAGAAGAAGTTCGATGTGCTGGTCTCCACGACGATCGTCGAGTCCGGTATCGACATCTCCAACGCCAACACCCTGATCGTCGAGCGCGGTGACAACTTCGGTCTCTCCCAGCTCCACCAGCTCCGCGGCCGGGTCGGCCGCGGCCGCGACCGCGGTTACGCGTACTTCCTCTACCCGCCCGAGAAGCCGCTCACCGAGACCGCCCATGAGCGGCTGGCCACGATCGCCCAGCACACCGAGATGGGCGCGGGCATGTATGTGGCGATGAAGGACCTGGAGATCCGCGGCGCGGGCAATCTGCTCGGCGGCGAGCAGTCCGGCCATATCGCGGGCGTCGGCTTCGACCTCTACGTCCGGATGGTCGGCGAGGCCGTCGCCGACTACCGGGCCTCGATCGAGGAGCGCGACGGCGAGGCCGAGGAAGCGCCGCTGGAGGTCAAGATCGAGCTGCCGGTCGACGCGCACGTCCCGCACGACTACGCCCCCGGCGAGCGCCTGCGCCTCCAGGCGTACCGCGCCATCGCCTCCGCCACCAGCGAGGACGACATCCGCGCCGTCCGCGAGGAGCTCACCGACCGCTACGGCAAGCTCCCCGAACCGGTGGAGAACCTCCTCCTGGTCGCGGGCCTGCGCCTGCTGGCCCGCGCCTGCGGCGTCACGGACATCACCCTCCAGGGCTCCAACATCCGCTTCTCCCCGGTGGAACTCCGCGAATCCCAGGAGCTGCGCCTCAAGCGGCTCTACCAGCGCTCGGTGATCAAACCGGCCACCAAGCAGGTCCTGGTCCCCCGCCCCTCGACCGCCCGCATCGGCGGAAAGCCGCTGGTGGGGCGGGAGCTGCTGGCATGGACGGGAGAGTTCCTGACGACGATCCTGGGGGCGTGA
- a CDS encoding type II toxin-antitoxin system RelE/ParE family toxin: MTWSINIHDEVADWFLALCAHDPHSADSVEQAIELLAEIGPSLGRPMADVIHSSSMKNLKELRPGSGGRTEIRILFVFDPDRECILLVAGDKAGNWRRWYDTAVPLAEERYRQYLDHKEKAAE, encoded by the coding sequence GTGACGTGGTCAATCAACATCCATGACGAGGTGGCCGATTGGTTCCTCGCCCTATGTGCTCACGATCCGCATTCCGCCGACTCGGTGGAGCAGGCCATCGAGCTGCTGGCCGAGATAGGACCGAGCCTCGGCCGTCCTATGGCCGACGTGATTCACAGCAGCTCGATGAAGAACCTCAAGGAGTTACGCCCGGGCTCGGGGGGCCGGACCGAAATCCGCATCCTCTTCGTCTTCGACCCCGACCGGGAGTGCATCCTCCTCGTGGCGGGCGACAAGGCGGGTAATTGGCGACGCTGGTACGACACCGCCGTTCCACTCGCCGAGGAGCGCTACCGGCAGTACCTCGACCACAAGGAGAAGGCGGCGGAATGA
- a CDS encoding MarR family winged helix-turn-helix transcriptional regulator produces the protein MEDRTPVAPPHPAHDVTEHVGYRLKRAAAALRGAMDKALRERGLTVPQYACLELLDQRPGLSNAELARGTFVTRQSMNVVLRGLQDADLISRPATTDHGRALPAHLTEAGRERLDAARSAVYAIERTMVDALPQRRLAALLADLDRMAEALGG, from the coding sequence ATGGAAGACCGGACTCCCGTGGCCCCGCCGCACCCCGCTCACGACGTCACCGAACATGTGGGATACCGCCTCAAGCGCGCCGCCGCGGCGCTGCGCGGCGCCATGGACAAGGCGCTGCGCGAACGCGGTCTGACGGTGCCGCAGTACGCCTGCCTGGAACTCCTCGACCAGCGGCCCGGCCTGTCCAACGCCGAACTCGCCCGGGGCACCTTCGTCACCCGGCAGTCCATGAACGTCGTCCTGCGCGGCCTCCAGGACGCGGACCTGATCTCCCGGCCCGCCACCACCGACCACGGCCGCGCCCTCCCCGCCCACCTCACCGAGGCCGGCCGCGAACGGCTCGACGCGGCCCGGTCCGCCGTCTACGCCATCGAACGGACGATGGTCGACGCCCTCCCGCAACGCCGCCTGGCCGCCCTCCTCGCCGACCTCGACCGCATGGCGGAAGCCCTCGGCGGCTGA